CGGTGTTGCCGATCTTGGCCAGCTGGTGCTCGACTTCCTTGGCGGTCAGCACGAATCCGGTGTCGGCGTCATCGACGGCCGCACCGAACACGACGCCAAGTACCTTGCCGGCCCGGTTGATCATCGGCCCACCCGAATTGCCCTGCCGCACCGTGCCCCTGACCGTGTAGACCTCACGGGTGACGGTGGTGGTGCGGTAGATGTCGGGGCCGTTGAGTTCGATGATCTCGCGGACCCGCGCCGGGGTGGCCAGGAAATCGCCGCCGCCCGGGTAGCCCATCACCACGGCGTCGGTGCCCTTGGGGGCCGGTTGCTCGGCGAACTGCAACGGGGTGATCGGCAGATTCGGGACGTCGAGGATGGAGATGTCGGCATTGGGGTCATACGACACGACTCCCGCGTCGTAGGTCTTGCCGTCGGCCTCGATGGTCACACTGTCGGCACCGGCGACCACGTGGGCATTGGACATCACCCGGTTGGGGGCGACGACGAACCCGCTGCCCTCAAGCACTTTCTGGCAGCTCGGCGCGACACCGCGGATCTTGACCACGGCAGGCCGGCTGGTCGTGACGATCGGATCGGTGGCCAACGATGCGTCCGGGGCATCGACGTTGACGATCGGGGTGCGACCGAAGGGCTCGAGCACATCAGGCAGACCGGAAGTGTCCAGCAATGTCGACAACCGGTTGGGCACCGAACGGAGCCAGTTCGGAGCTACCTTGTCCACTTCGGTGAGCACCCGTGAATTCTTCACGGCCGCAGCCAGATTCGGCTGGTCCGAGGAGGTCAGCAAGCTACCCAGCAGCCATGAGGCGACCAGGACCGCGACCAGCATCAGGCTCACGCCCACCGCCGAGTCCAGCACGCGGAAGAACGGGTTGCGGATGGTGCCGCGCACGGCGCGGCCCAGCACGACACCGGCGATCTCACCGATCACCACCAACGCCAGGATCAAGAACAGCGTGGCGAACAGC
The window above is part of the Mycolicibacterium fortuitum subsp. fortuitum genome. Proteins encoded here:
- the marP gene encoding acid resistance serine protease MarP, with the translated sequence MTPSVWLDFAILGIGFVAAISGWRSGALGSLLSFIGVVLGAVAGVLLAPHVIPHISGDRTKLFATLFLILALVVIGEIAGVVLGRAVRGTIRNPFFRVLDSAVGVSLMLVAVLVASWLLGSLLTSSDQPNLAAAVKNSRVLTEVDKVAPNWLRSVPNRLSTLLDTSGLPDVLEPFGRTPIVNVDAPDASLATDPIVTTSRPAVVKIRGVAPSCQKVLEGSGFVVAPNRVMSNAHVVAGADSVTIEADGKTYDAGVVSYDPNADISILDVPNLPITPLQFAEQPAPKGTDAVVMGYPGGGDFLATPARVREIIELNGPDIYRTTTVTREVYTVRGTVRQGNSGGPMINRAGKVLGVVFGAAVDDADTGFVLTAKEVEHQLAKIGNTERVATGTCISS